In the Nilaparvata lugens isolate BPH chromosome 9, ASM1435652v1, whole genome shotgun sequence genome, one interval contains:
- the LOC111057087 gene encoding uncharacterized protein LOC111057087 encodes MDKQQSDKAVAAPTSEEATAAVTPSNNTLVESIAHDKEVEVEMASEEWCVVDSSESSPPPKRVHFSTACDTPKRGGRGRGIYFAEQRRVIAQGRGRQIDVAGVSADSSSRNSGQQAEASSSSSLILLDVTNSSQPRIVNATKIDNEVENIEPQQTSSSQR; translated from the exons ATGGACAAGCAACAATCCGATAAAGCAGTGGCTGCGCCAACAAGCGAAGAAGCAACAGCAGCAGTCACACCATCAAACAACAC CCTGGTTGAGTCGATAGCGCACGAcaaggaggtggaggtggaaaTGGCAAGTGAGGAATGGTGCGTGGTTGACAGCAGCGAATCATCGCCGCCGCCAAAACGTGTGCACTTTTCCACAGCGTGCGATACGCCAAAACGTGGCGGACGGGGCCGCGGCATTTATTTTGCCGAACAACGACGCGTCATCGCTCAGGGCAGAGGCCGGCAAATTGATGTGGCCGGTGTGAGCGCGGACTCGTCCAGTCGCAATAGTGGTCAGCAAGCGGAAGCATCATCATCGTCGTCACTGATTCTGCTAGATGTGACGAACTCATCGCAGCCGAGGATCGTGAACGCTACTAAAATCGACAACGAAGTTGAAAACATTGAGCCGCAGCAAACAAGCTCTTCACAGCGGTAA